A single Fusobacterium hominis DNA region contains:
- the queF gene encoding preQ(1) synthase — MRELNHLTLLGNQGVKYPQDYAPEVLETFDNKHPDNDYFVKFNCPEFTSLCPITGQPDFANVIISYVPNIKMVESKSLKLYLFSFRNHGDFHEDCMNIIMKDLIKLMDPKYIEVWGKFTPRGGISIDPYCNYGKKETKWEEIAFKRMANHDMYPEKVDNR, encoded by the coding sequence ATGAGAGAACTTAATCATTTAACACTTTTAGGAAACCAAGGAGTAAAATATCCACAAGATTACGCTCCAGAAGTATTAGAAACATTTGATAATAAACACCCTGACAATGACTATTTCGTAAAATTTAATTGCCCAGAATTTACAAGTTTATGCCCAATTACAGGTCAACCAGATTTTGCAAATGTTATTATTTCATATGTGCCAAATATTAAAATGGTTGAAAGTAAATCTTTAAAATTATATCTATTTAGCTTTAGAAATCATGGTGATTTTCACGAAGATTGTATGAATATAATAATGAAAGATTTAATTAAATTAATGGATCCTAAATATATAGAAGTATGGGGAAAATTTACACCTAGAGGTGGAATTTCTATAGATCCATATTGTAACTATGGTAAAAAAGAAACTAAATGGGAAGAAATCGCATTTAAGCGTATGGCTAACCATGACATGTATCCTGAAAAAGTAGATAATAGATAG
- the folE gene encoding GTP cyclohydrolase I FolE, whose amino-acid sequence MDTEAIKDHIRGLIIALGEDPNREGLKDTPNRVAKMYEQIFEGINYSNDEIAQMFDKTFEEDTLTDSKNVVIIRDIDIFSCCEHHLALMYDMNVTVAYIPNGKVIGLSKIARVCDMVGKRLQLQERIGKDIAYIIQKISNSKDVAVLIKGKHSCMTMRGIKKNNSITETAILQGKFKDDYTLQNKLYSRI is encoded by the coding sequence ATGGATACTGAAGCAATAAAAGATCATATCAGAGGATTAATTATAGCATTAGGAGAAGATCCTAATAGAGAAGGGCTAAAAGATACTCCTAATAGAGTTGCTAAAATGTATGAACAAATATTTGAAGGTATTAATTATTCAAATGATGAAATAGCACAAATGTTTGATAAAACTTTTGAAGAAGATACTCTAACAGATAGTAAAAATGTAGTCATTATAAGGGATATTGATATTTTTAGCTGTTGTGAACATCATCTAGCACTTATGTATGATATGAATGTTACCGTAGCATATATTCCAAATGGTAAAGTCATAGGACTTAGTAAAATTGCTAGAGTCTGTGATATGGTTGGGAAACGTTTACAATTACAAGAAAGAATAGGAAAAGATATAGCTTACATTATACAAAAAATATCTAATTCAAAAGATGTTGCAGTTTTAATAAAAGGAAAACATAGTTGTATGACTATGAGAGGAATCAAAAAAAATAATAGTATTACAGAAACTGCAATACTTCAAGGCAAGTTTAAAGATGATTACACATTACAAAATAAATTATACAGTAGAATATAG
- the queC gene encoding 7-cyano-7-deazaguanine synthase QueC produces MKALVLLSGGIDSSTCLAMAVDKYSKNNVVTLSALYGQKHTKELIAARKIANYYGVEHLEIDLAKIFSYSNCSLLSHSNKEIPHSTYAEQLKEADTVSTYVPFRNGLFLSTAASIALSKNCDILLYGAHSDDAAGSAYPDCSQAFNDAINLAIYEGSGKKLKVEAPFVNLHKKDIVKKGLELKVPYELTWSCYEGQEYSCGKCGTCIDREKAFILNGEIDPLVKIREGK; encoded by the coding sequence ATGAAAGCATTAGTTTTGCTAAGTGGAGGAATAGATAGTTCAACTTGCTTAGCTATGGCGGTTGATAAATATAGTAAAAATAACGTTGTAACACTGAGTGCACTATACGGACAAAAACATACAAAAGAATTGATAGCTGCAAGGAAAATAGCTAACTATTATGGGGTAGAACATCTAGAAATTGATCTTGCAAAGATTTTTTCATATAGCAATTGTTCTCTTTTATCTCATTCAAATAAAGAAATACCACATAGTACATATGCGGAACAATTAAAAGAAGCTGATACTGTATCTACTTATGTTCCTTTTAGAAATGGACTATTTTTATCTACAGCTGCTAGTATAGCTCTTTCTAAAAATTGTGATATTTTACTATATGGTGCTCATAGTGATGATGCAGCAGGAAGTGCATATCCTGACTGTAGCCAAGCTTTTAATGATGCTATAAATCTTGCTATTTATGAAGGCAGTGGAAAAAAATTAAAGGTTGAAGCTCCATTTGTTAATCTTCATAAAAAAGATATTGTAAAAAAAGGTCTAGAATTAAAAGTTCCATATGAGTTAACTTGGAGTTGTTATGAAGGACAAGAATACTCTTGTGGAAAATGTGGAACATGTATTGATAGAGAAAAAGCATTTATTTTGAATGGTGAAATTGACCCATTAGTAAAAATAAGAGAGGGGAAATAA